Proteins encoded together in one Bacteroides zoogleoformans window:
- the trxA gene encoding thioredoxin, translated as MALAITDNNYQEILAEGKPVVIDFWAPWCGPCKMVGPIIDELAAEYDGKVLIGKCDVDESGDVAAKYSIRNIPTVLFFKDGKLVDKQVGSAQKSVYMDKINALL; from the coding sequence ATGGCATTAGCAATTACAGACAACAATTATCAGGAAATCCTGGCAGAAGGTAAGCCGGTAGTGATTGATTTTTGGGCACCTTGGTGTGGCCCTTGTAAAATGGTAGGTCCCATCATTGACGAATTGGCGGCTGAATATGACGGTAAAGTGCTCATCGGTAAATGCGACGTAGATGAAAGCGGAGATGTAGCTGCCAAATACAGCATACGCAATATCCCTACGGTTTTATTCTTCAAGGACGGGAAGTTGGTGGACAAGCAGGTGGGCTCTGCTCAGAAGTCGGTTTACATGGATAAGATAAATGCGTTGTTATAA
- the dnaE gene encoding DNA polymerase III subunit alpha gives MQDFVHLHVHTQYSLLDGQASVSRLVDKAMKDGMKGIAVTDHGNMFGIKEFTNYVNKKNSGPKGEIKDLKKQIAGIESGDVACEDKEAEIARCRAALAEAESKLFKPIVGCEMYVARRTMDQKEGKQDQSGYHLVVLAKNEKGYHNLIKLVSHAWTRGYYMRPRTDRSELEKYHEGLIISSACLGGEVPKRITNDQIEEAEEAIRWYKKIFGEDYYLELQRHKATAPRANYEAYPLQQKVNAKILELARKYDVKVICTNDVHFVDEENAEAHDRLICLSTGKDLDDPTRMLYTKQEWMKTKAEMNALFADVPEALSNTLEILDKVEYYSIDHAPIMPTFAIPTEFGTEEEYRRKYTEKDLFDEFTRDENGKTVLNEEKANAKIKQLGGYDKLYRIKLEADYLAKLAFDGAKNLYGDPLSDEVKERLVFELHIMKTMGFPGYFLIVQDFINAARTQLGVSVGPGRGSAAGSAVAYCLGITKIDPIQYDLLFERFLNPDRISLPDIDVDFDDDGRGEVLRWVTEKYGQEKVAHIITYGTMATKMAIKDVARVQKLPLSESDRLCKLVPDKIPDKKLNLPNAIAYVPELQAAEASPDPLVRDTMKYAKMLEGNVRGTGVHACGTIICRDDITDWVPVSTADDKETGEKMLVTQYEGSVIEDTGLIKMDFLGLKTLSIIKEAVANVRLHRGQEIDIDKISIDDPATYKLYCDGRTVGTFQFESAGMQKYLRELQPGTFEDLIAMNALYRPGPMDYIPDFIDRKWGRKPIEYDIPIMEKYLKDTYGITVYQEQVMLLSRLLADFTRGESDALRKAMGKKLRDKLDHMKPKFISGGQKNGHDPKVLEKIWGDWEKFASYAFNKSHATCYSWVAYQTAYLKANYPAEYMAAVMSRSLSNITDITKLMDECKAMGINTLGPDVNESNLKFTVNNEGNIRFGLGAVKGVGEAAVQSIMEEREKNGPYKGIFDFVQRVNLNACNKKNIECLALAGGFDSFPELKREQYFAANSKNEVFIETLMRYGNRYQMDKAAAANSLFGGENVVDIATPEIPSAERWSDLERLNKERDLVGIYLSAHPLDEYSVVLEHVCNTRMAELEDKTALAGREITMGGIVTSVRRGISKNGNPYGIARIEDYSGSAELPFFGNDWVTYQGYLGERTFLFIKARCQPKQWRQDELDLKITSMELLPDVKEKLIEKITILIPLGMLNKALIAELGELTKERPGNTELYFKVVDAESKMGVDFISRPIKLSVGHELISYLKEAPGLDFRIN, from the coding sequence ATGCAAGATTTTGTTCATTTACATGTGCACACCCAATATTCGCTGCTGGATGGTCAGGCCAGCGTCAGTCGCTTGGTAGACAAAGCCATGAAAGATGGTATGAAGGGAATTGCCGTGACCGACCATGGTAACATGTTCGGCATTAAGGAATTTACCAACTATGTCAACAAGAAGAATAGTGGTCCCAAAGGCGAAATAAAAGACCTCAAGAAGCAGATTGCCGGCATTGAGAGCGGAGACGTCGCGTGTGAAGACAAGGAAGCGGAAATAGCTCGTTGTCGGGCCGCGCTTGCCGAGGCCGAGAGCAAGCTTTTCAAGCCGATTGTAGGCTGCGAGATGTATGTGGCTCGCCGCACCATGGACCAAAAGGAAGGGAAGCAAGACCAAAGCGGTTATCACTTGGTGGTATTGGCTAAGAACGAAAAAGGTTATCATAACCTCATCAAACTCGTGTCGCATGCTTGGACGAGGGGGTATTACATGCGTCCGCGTACCGACCGCAGCGAGTTGGAAAAATATCACGAAGGACTGATTATCAGCTCTGCCTGCCTTGGCGGAGAGGTGCCTAAAAGGATAACCAATGACCAGATAGAGGAAGCCGAAGAGGCTATACGGTGGTATAAAAAGATATTCGGCGAAGACTACTATCTGGAACTCCAGCGCCATAAGGCCACTGCTCCGCGCGCCAATTATGAAGCTTATCCGTTGCAACAGAAGGTCAATGCCAAAATTCTGGAGCTTGCCAGGAAATATGATGTGAAAGTGATCTGCACCAACGACGTACACTTTGTTGACGAAGAGAATGCGGAGGCGCACGACCGCTTGATTTGCCTGAGTACGGGCAAGGATCTGGACGACCCCACTCGCATGCTTTATACCAAGCAAGAGTGGATGAAGACAAAGGCCGAGATGAATGCTCTGTTTGCCGATGTGCCTGAGGCCTTGTCCAACACGTTGGAGATTTTGGATAAGGTGGAGTATTACTCCATCGACCATGCGCCTATCATGCCCACTTTTGCCATTCCGACGGAGTTCGGGACAGAGGAAGAGTATCGGCGGAAATATACGGAGAAAGATTTATTCGATGAGTTTACCCGGGATGAAAACGGGAAGACGGTATTGAATGAGGAAAAAGCCAATGCCAAGATTAAGCAGTTGGGCGGTTACGATAAATTGTATCGCATCAAGTTGGAAGCCGACTATCTGGCGAAGTTGGCATTCGACGGTGCGAAGAATTTGTATGGTGACCCTTTGTCGGATGAGGTGAAAGAGCGTTTGGTTTTTGAGTTGCATATCATGAAGACGATGGGTTTTCCGGGATACTTCTTGATTGTCCAGGATTTTATCAATGCCGCCCGTACGCAATTGGGCGTTTCTGTGGGGCCGGGGCGCGGTTCGGCGGCCGGTTCGGCTGTGGCTTATTGTCTGGGTATTACGAAAATAGACCCCATTCAGTATGACTTGCTGTTCGAGCGTTTCCTCAATCCCGACCGTATTTCTCTACCGGATATCGATGTGGACTTCGATGATGACGGACGCGGCGAGGTGCTTCGGTGGGTGACGGAGAAATATGGGCAAGAGAAAGTGGCTCATATCATTACGTATGGCACGATGGCTACCAAAATGGCTATCAAAGATGTGGCTCGCGTACAGAAACTGCCTTTGAGCGAATCGGATAGATTGTGCAAGCTTGTGCCGGATAAAATTCCCGATAAGAAGCTTAATCTGCCGAATGCCATTGCGTATGTGCCCGAATTGCAGGCTGCCGAGGCATCGCCCGACCCGTTGGTGCGCGATACGATGAAGTATGCCAAGATGCTGGAAGGCAACGTGCGTGGCACGGGTGTACACGCTTGCGGTACCATTATTTGCCGGGATGATATCACGGATTGGGTACCTGTGAGCACGGCAGACGATAAGGAGACGGGCGAGAAGATGCTTGTTACTCAATACGAGGGTTCGGTAATCGAAGATACGGGGTTGATCAAGATGGACTTTTTGGGATTGAAAACTCTGTCCATCATTAAAGAGGCTGTCGCCAATGTGCGGTTGCACCGCGGACAGGAGATAGATATAGATAAGATTTCCATCGACGATCCTGCCACTTATAAACTCTATTGCGACGGGCGGACCGTCGGCACGTTCCAGTTTGAGTCGGCCGGTATGCAGAAGTATTTGCGCGAGCTACAGCCCGGTACGTTTGAAGACTTGATTGCCATGAATGCCCTTTATCGTCCGGGGCCTATGGATTATATTCCGGATTTCATTGACCGTAAATGGGGCCGCAAGCCCATCGAGTACGATATTCCGATTATGGAAAAGTACTTGAAGGATACGTATGGCATTACGGTTTATCAGGAGCAGGTCATGCTATTGTCTCGTTTGTTGGCCGATTTTACCCGTGGCGAATCCGATGCTTTGCGTAAGGCGATGGGTAAGAAGTTGCGCGACAAGTTGGATCATATGAAGCCTAAATTCATTTCAGGCGGACAGAAGAACGGGCACGACCCGAAAGTGCTTGAGAAAATCTGGGGGGACTGGGAGAAATTTGCTTCCTATGCTTTCAACAAGTCGCATGCCACGTGTTATTCATGGGTGGCTTATCAGACTGCTTATCTGAAAGCGAACTATCCGGCCGAGTATATGGCTGCCGTCATGAGTCGAAGCTTGTCGAACATAACCGATATCACGAAGCTGATGGATGAATGTAAAGCCATGGGCATTAATACGCTGGGGCCGGATGTCAACGAGAGTAACCTGAAGTTTACGGTGAACAACGAAGGGAATATCCGTTTCGGGCTTGGTGCCGTGAAGGGGGTAGGCGAGGCTGCGGTGCAGAGTATCATGGAAGAGCGTGAGAAAAACGGGCCTTATAAAGGAATCTTTGATTTTGTACAACGTGTCAACCTGAATGCCTGCAATAAGAAAAACATCGAATGCTTGGCACTGGCCGGAGGCTTTGACAGCTTCCCCGAGCTGAAACGCGAACAGTATTTTGCTGCAAACTCCAAGAATGAGGTGTTCATTGAAACATTGATGCGCTATGGCAACCGCTATCAGATGGATAAGGCTGCCGCGGCCAATTCGTTGTTCGGTGGCGAGAATGTGGTAGATATCGCTACTCCGGAAATCCCCTCGGCCGAGCGTTGGAGCGATCTGGAACGATTGAACAAGGAACGTGACTTGGTAGGAATCTATCTTTCCGCGCATCCGTTGGATGAATATTCGGTCGTGCTGGAACATGTTTGCAACACCCGAATGGCGGAACTGGAAGACAAGACGGCGCTTGCCGGACGTGAAATAACGATGGGAGGAATTGTCACTTCGGTTCGCCGCGGCATCAGCAAGAACGGCAATCCTTATGGCATTGCACGAATTGAGGATTATTCCGGTTCGGCCGAACTTCCATTCTTCGGTAATGACTGGGTGACCTATCAAGGGTATCTTGGTGAGCGCACATTCCTTTTCATCAAGGCTCGCTGCCAACCCAAACAATGGCGGCAGGATGAGTTGGATTTGAAAATCACTTCGATGGAACTTCTGCCGGATGTAAAGGAAAAATTGATTGAAAAGATAACCATACTCATTCCGCTTGGTATGTTGAATAAAGCTTTGATTGCGGAGCTGGGCGAACTTACCAAGGAGCGTCCGGGCAACACGGAACTTTATTTCAAGGTAGTTGACGCAGAAAGCAAGATGGGGGTGGACTTTATTTCTCGTCCTATAAAGCTTTCTGTGGGGCATGAACTGATCTCTTATTTGAAAGAAGCACCCGGCCTTGACTTCCGGATTAATTAG
- the tsaE gene encoding tRNA (adenosine(37)-N6)-threonylcarbamoyltransferase complex ATPase subunit type 1 TsaE, whose translation MEIKIQSLDQIHEAARRFITAMGDNTVFALYGKMGAGKTTFIKAVCEELGVSDVITSPTFAIVNEYRSDTAGELIYHFDFYRIKKLEEVYDMGYEDYFYSGALCFIEWPELVEELLPGNTVKVTIEEAENGERKLTMEEME comes from the coding sequence TTGGAAATCAAAATCCAGTCATTAGACCAAATTCATGAGGCTGCCCGCCGGTTCATTACCGCAATGGGCGACAACACCGTTTTTGCTCTCTACGGGAAAATGGGAGCCGGTAAAACGACCTTCATCAAAGCTGTATGTGAAGAGTTGGGCGTTTCCGACGTCATCACCTCCCCCACTTTTGCCATCGTCAATGAATATCGTTCCGACACTGCGGGCGAACTGATTTATCACTTCGATTTCTATCGCATCAAAAAATTGGAAGAGGTGTACGATATGGGATATGAGGACTATTTCTACAGTGGCGCCCTTTGCTTCATCGAATGGCCGGAATTGGTAGAGGAACTCCTTCCAGGAAATACCGTGAAAGTAACCATTGAAGAAGCGGAAAACGGTGAGCGTAAGCTCACAATGGAAGAAATGGAATGA
- a CDS encoding metal ABC transporter permease, whose product MELLQYTFFQHALIGSLLASIACGLVGTYIVTRRLVFISGGLTHASFGGIGLGLYIGIPPILSAALFAVLSAFGVEWLSKRKDMREDSAIAVFWTLGMALGIIFTFLSPGFAPDLSAYLFGNILTITLEDIALLGGLAAVLTVFFTLYIHPIIYVAFDREFARSQGIPVQRFEYLLMMFIALTIVACLRMVGIVLVISLLTIPQMTANLFSHRFHRILWLSIGIGYISCLGGLMISFYLNVPSGASIIFFSIIIYAICKTGKSFCLSLQRKDKKPFRLTSINNKSSK is encoded by the coding sequence ATGGAACTTCTGCAATACACCTTTTTCCAACATGCCCTCATCGGCAGCCTGCTGGCAAGCATTGCCTGCGGACTGGTCGGTACTTATATCGTCACCCGCAGATTAGTGTTCATCAGTGGCGGGTTGACCCATGCGTCTTTCGGAGGCATAGGGCTGGGACTTTACATAGGCATCCCTCCCATTCTGTCGGCTGCATTATTTGCCGTATTATCGGCTTTCGGAGTAGAGTGGCTCAGTAAACGAAAGGACATGCGGGAAGACTCTGCCATTGCCGTATTCTGGACACTGGGCATGGCCTTGGGCATCATATTCACTTTTCTTTCCCCCGGATTTGCCCCCGATCTATCGGCCTATCTCTTTGGCAATATTCTCACCATTACATTAGAAGACATTGCTCTGCTCGGCGGATTGGCCGCCGTTCTGACTGTTTTTTTCACACTCTATATCCATCCTATCATATACGTGGCTTTCGACCGTGAGTTCGCCCGCTCGCAAGGCATTCCGGTGCAACGCTTTGAATACCTGCTGATGATGTTCATTGCGCTCACCATTGTGGCATGCCTGCGCATGGTAGGCATCGTGCTCGTCATCTCACTGCTCACCATCCCGCAGATGACAGCCAATCTTTTTTCGCACCGGTTCCACCGCATCCTTTGGCTTTCCATCGGTATAGGTTATATCAGCTGCCTGGGCGGACTGATGATTTCATTCTACCTGAATGTACCTTCGGGGGCATCCATCATATTCTTCTCCATCATTATTTACGCCATTTGCAAAACCGGAAAAAGTTTTTGTCTATCTTTACAGCGTAAAGATAAGAAGCCGTTCCGACTTACATCAATAAACAATAAATCGTCAAAATAG
- a CDS encoding immunity 17 family protein, with amino-acid sequence MSQYIVQGIFAAAGIISLLAAILNWDWFFTTRNAQFIVQNVGRRQARWFYGALGIMLIGISAFFFLNTPSAK; translated from the coding sequence ATAAGCCAATACATTGTCCAGGGAATCTTCGCAGCAGCAGGCATCATTTCCCTACTGGCTGCCATACTGAATTGGGACTGGTTCTTTACAACCCGGAACGCCCAATTCATCGTACAAAATGTAGGCCGCCGGCAAGCCCGCTGGTTCTACGGAGCATTGGGCATCATGCTTATCGGCATATCTGCCTTCTTTTTCTTGAATACGCCATCTGCAAAATAG
- a CDS encoding phospholipase, with translation MWLLIISLFALILLAAMAGVIRNRRLQKKIDRGELSAMPEVREADVECCGQHEICERDSLLAAVSTKIEYYDDEELDKYIGISPDKYTPGQEDDFREVFYTMQDTDVAGWVRSLQLRGIALPDNLKDEVFLIIGERRINPHA, from the coding sequence ATGTGGCTACTGATTATTAGCTTGTTTGCCCTCATCCTTCTCGCTGCAATGGCCGGAGTGATACGCAACCGGAGGCTGCAAAAGAAAATAGACAGAGGCGAACTGAGCGCAATGCCCGAAGTGCGCGAAGCAGATGTGGAATGCTGCGGGCAGCATGAAATCTGCGAGCGCGACAGCCTGTTGGCTGCCGTCAGCACAAAGATAGAGTATTACGACGATGAGGAGCTGGACAAATATATTGGCATCAGCCCCGATAAATACACCCCGGGGCAAGAGGACGACTTCCGCGAAGTGTTCTACACCATGCAAGACACCGATGTGGCAGGCTGGGTGCGTAGTCTTCAACTGCGCGGCATTGCGCTACCCGACAATTTAAAGGACGAAGTATTTCTCATCATCGGAGAACGTCGCATCAACCCTCATGCTTGA
- the rpe gene encoding ribulose-phosphate 3-epimerase — protein sequence MKPIISPSILSADFGNLARDIEMINRSEADWVHIDIMDGVFVPNISFGFPVLKYVAKLSQKPLDVHLMIVQPEKFIPEVKALGAHVMNVHYEACAHLHRVIQQIREAGMQPAVTINPATPVSLLKDIINDVYMVLIMSVNPGFGGQKFIEHSLEKVRELRELITLTGSKALIEVDGGVNPDTGKRLIAAGVDVLVAGNAVFSASDPMEAIRALRNL from the coding sequence ATGAAACCAATCATATCCCCTTCTATCTTGTCGGCCGACTTTGGCAATCTGGCAAGAGACATTGAAATGATAAACCGGAGTGAGGCAGATTGGGTGCACATCGATATAATGGATGGTGTGTTCGTGCCCAATATCTCTTTTGGATTTCCGGTGTTGAAGTATGTCGCGAAGCTGTCGCAAAAACCGTTGGATGTACACCTGATGATTGTGCAACCTGAAAAATTTATTCCGGAAGTAAAGGCACTGGGCGCACACGTAATGAATGTGCACTATGAGGCTTGCGCGCATCTGCATCGGGTGATACAACAAATTCGCGAAGCAGGTATGCAGCCGGCTGTGACCATTAACCCCGCTACTCCCGTATCTTTGTTGAAAGATATAATAAATGATGTGTACATGGTTCTTATAATGAGCGTCAACCCCGGCTTCGGCGGACAAAAATTTATAGAGCATTCGTTGGAAAAAGTGCGTGAACTTCGCGAATTGATAACGCTCACCGGTTCGAAAGCCTTGATAGAAGTGGATGGAGGTGTTAATCCGGACACCGGAAAGCGATTGATTGCAGCAGGAGTCGATGTCTTAGTGGCGGGTAATGCCGTCTTTTCGGCTTCCGACCCTATGGAGGCCATTCGCGCATTGAGAAATTTATGA